From one Babesia bovis T2Bo chromosome 3, whole genome shotgun sequence genomic stretch:
- a CDS encoding putative integral membrane protein yields the protein MYLSIFIPLCVCVNLADSIITTRSLLPQLHLKLFASKPPVLRLQREIETNYNGLVHYPTLEYAKRKRLWALRSSTYRLIRNLFSQCLDKYNEARSIEDLYSSVLWSKKALESKLYIFRRSPIVFLLLFKDVSRWTRRLFSSIQKRCHECTDIENAKVLQASPRLSAQYKLNLTKIHAIHDVVTNFVKTLGTNNKINSIRTSQNVKSKYWNRVHLIAYRSGIAVMLFSWCLVLLNRIILPYLMKEVLALLCLMARRYGIWIPSDFITVSLG from the coding sequence ATGTATTTATCAATATTTATACCGTTGTGTGTATGTGTAAACCTAGCTGATTCCATCATAACTACGCGGAGTTTATTGCCGCAATTACACCTTAAGCTATTTGCCTCAAAGCCACCCGTATTGAGATTACAAAGGGAAATAGAAACTAATTACAATGGATTGGTGCACTATCCGACTCTGGAATATGCTAAGAGGAAGCGTCTATGGGCTCTCCGCTCATCTACGTACCGTCTGATAAGGAATCTCTTCTCACAATGTTTGGACAAATATAATGAGGCCAGGTCGATAGAAGACTTATACTCATCCGTATTGTGGTCTAAGAAAGCTTTGGAGTCaaaattgtatatattcagaCGTTCGCCAATAGTGtttttgttgttgtttaaGGATGTAAGTAGATGGACAAGGCGTTTGTTCTCCTCAATCCAAAAAAGATGCCACGAATGCACCGATATAGAAAATGCGAAGGTACTGCAGGCTTCACCGAGATTATCTGCGCAATACAAACTTAACTTAACAAAAATACATGCAATCCATGATGTTGTTACTAATTTTGTGAAAACTCTAGGAACAAATAATAAAATTAACTCAATTAGAACATCGCAAAATGTCAAGTCGAAATACTGGAATAGAGTACATCTTATTGCTTATAGATCGGGAATCGCAGTGATGCTTTTCAGTTGGTGTCTAGTCCTTCTTAATCGTATAATTCTACCATATCTGATGAAAGAAGTTCTTGCTTTGTTATGTTTAATGGCACGACGATATGGCATTTGGATACCATCAGACTTTATTACCGTCTCACTTGGTTGA
- a CDS encoding putative integral membrane protein, whose translation MDCSIILGNTFGSRLLFAALAYVGLCAYEKVECAAVQEAGAPDVGMTQKSISNIHSIHHEETYPSRSDLSERGSNHLRHTEVESLDLSLNETLDKTGTSNITPNVTEENVALKEINYSSALRQLLHLIGQQLSMSDKAIWCLNYFRRNTSKQSKNNLSNALHDGRKETFANDIKTNSMEDSNIVEPSKNLANGKTTDMGLTKSNGISNVYFSWVKSKVKSAKECICGNYENPANPKPSIKQRFCNLSRSMVKTAGRKIVDAVNATGNILGINDELDLRIRNIFQGLFYLPQQEDCIQKDDDVVFDEYCFEDKIKRLNQFYSHEASSIQHDPRRAAFYAPITKPIDTDEPNSPFKIVQCSKAAHYLVTAGFSSVSLCTYIVILTLLIV comes from the coding sequence ATGGATTGTTCCATCATATTAGGTAATACATTTGGCAGTCGTCTGCTTTTTGCGGCCCTCGCATACGTAGGGCTCTGTGCATACGAAAAGGTTGAATGTGCCGCGGTACAGGAAGCCGGGGCTCCGGATGTTGGAATGACAcaaaaatcaatatcaaacATTCATTCAATACATCATGAAGAAACTTATCCTTCTAGGTCTGATTTGTCAGAACGGGGTTCCAATCATCTGCGACATACAGAAGTGGAATCATTAGATTTGTCTTTAAACGAAACGTTAGATAAGACTGGTACCAGCAACATAACTCCTAATGTAACAGAAGAAAATGTTGCATTAAAAGAAATAAATTATTCCAGTGCGTTAAGACAGTTGCTTCATTTGATAGGTCAACAGCTGTCGATGAGCGATAAAGCTATTTGGTGTTTAAACTATTTCAGGAGGAACACGTCCAAACAATCTAAAAATAACCTCAGCAATGCACTGCATGATGGCAGAAAAGAAACATTTgcaaatgatataaaaacGAATAGCATGGAGGATAGTAATATTGTAGAACCTAGTAAGAATCTAGCAAATGGTAAGACCACTGACATGGGTCTAACGAAATCGAATGGAATCAGTAACGTATATTTTTCATGGGTTAAATCTAAAGTAAAATCTGCCAAAGAATGCATATGCGGTAACTATGAAAATCCGGCAAATCCTAAACCCAGCATAAAACAACGGTTTTGTAACCTGAGTAGATCTATGGTGAAAACAGCAGGGAGGAAGATCGTTGACGCTGTGAATGCAACAGGTAATATTCTAGGTATAAATGATGAATTAGATTTGCGAATCCGAAACATATTCCAGGGTTTATTCTACCTTCCCCAGCAAGAAGATTGTATACAGAAGGATGATGATGTGGTATTCGATGAATATTGCTTTGaagataaaataaaaaggCTGAATCAATTCTACAGTCATGAAGCTAGCTCAATCCAACACGATCCAAGGAGGGCCGCATTTTATGCCCCAATTACAAAACCAATTGACACCGACGAGCCTAACTCCCCCTTCAAAATAGTGCAATGCTCCAAAGCCGCACATTATCTAGTTACAGCTGGCTTCAGTAGCGTATCACTTTGTACTTACATAGTGATTCTTACGCTATTAATCGTATAA
- a CDS encoding ADP-ribosylation factor family protein — protein MGATITKLYNRIMSKQDVRILMVGLDASGKTTILYKLKLGEVVTTIPTIGFNVETVEYKNISFTVWDVGGQDKIRPLWKHYYTNTQAVIFVVDSNDRARIKDAREELHKMMNEDELRDAFLLIYANKQDLPNAIPATELSNELGLNQFGNRTWYIQAACATQGTGLYEGMDWLTNALKHK, from the exons ATGGGGGCTACTATTACAAAGCTGTACAACCGTATCATGTCCAAGCAGGACGTGAGGATCCTCATGGTGGGCCTTGACGCTTCCGGCAAGACCACGATCCTCTACAAGCTGAAACTCGGCGAGGTAGTAACTACGATTCCAACCATTGGATTTAACGTGGAAACGGTGGAGTACAAGAACATCTCTTTCACTGTGTGGGATGTCGGAGGCCAGGACAAG ATTCGCCCCTTGTGGAAACACTACTACACAAACACCCAAGCAGTCATCTTCGTGGTTGACAGCAATGACCGTGCCCGTATTAAAGATGCCCGCGAAGAATTGCACAAAATGATGAACGAAGATGAATTGCGTGATGCATTCCTACTGATCTACGCTAACAAGCAAGATTTGCCTAACGCTATACCCGCAACCGAACTCTCCAATGAGCTAGGTCTTAACCAATTCGGAAACCGCACTTG GTATATCCAGGCCGCTTGTGCCACACAGGGAACAGGTCTCTACGAGGGTATGGACTGGTTGACAAACGCCCTCAAGCACAAGTAG